Proteins encoded in a region of the Anopheles aquasalis chromosome 2, idAnoAquaMG_Q_19, whole genome shotgun sequence genome:
- the LOC126569415 gene encoding ATP-binding cassette sub-family G member 1-like — MDATRMAGKVNSDSAPMLGNIGQANPLRHPQHQHLPPQPPPPSQSQPQHHHHQHSHHHPTDGLTEVSVVDINASLAASAPLISHGVTPSPTLLPSSGPHLGSSSGVGAVSSATNQHHHHQHHQHHYPAPTPVPGFCNILNVSNSTDLQAVAYNSLTQNVRCKSPPTLVDNLKNGTIGNSQSALCNGAIMTNGQTKDSNLAHGLVRKVLNSSDGNGQKKPMVSLTHLPRRPPIDIQFIDMAYSVSEGHKRGYKTILKGINGKFRSGELTAIMGPSGAGKSTLMNILAGYKTSHLSGSVLINGKDRNLRKFRKLSCYIMQDDRLLPYLTVREAMMVSANLKLGKDISVSAKRAVVEEIIETLGLSDAATTLTLNLSGGQRKRLSIALELVNNPPVMFFDEPTSGLDSSTCSQLISLLKSLARGGRTIVCTIHQPSARIFELFDNLYVLAEGQCIYQGRVNGLVTFLASLGLECPSYHNPANYVMEVACGEHGDWNSKLVTAVNNGKCNNYNQPLAHSKSASNKNVSLDGAAPMTTTDREDELALLKTVVANAGEYTAINMPPAGAGHVSQEAQLNNESKPAAAAAAAASNANGGATTAPEASGTTTSTGTVTEGNVSTGQLAVAVPLDGAGGDATGQLLPTVGTATGNTTNTTTNSSAVCKATCTTSLLDSTESVSITMPKKQAGFPTSGWMQFWILLKRTMITIMRDQTLTQMRLLSHVIVGAIIGMIYYDIGNDASKIMSNAGCIFFTTMFTMFTAMMPTILTFPTEMAVFVREHLNYWYSLKSFYFAKTIADLPFQVLFTSVYVIVVYYLTSQPMDPKRVGMFVLICILTSLVAQSLGLLIGAGMSVETGVFLGPVSTIPIILFSGFFVNFDVIPSYLQWVTYVSYVRYGFEGAMVSVYGMEREKLACTAIYCHFRSPKKFLEEMSMDNAEYWIDATALFGFFISLRVIAYFVLRWKLHSIR, encoded by the exons ATGGATGCGACTAGAATGGCCGGCAAAGTGAACAGTGACAGTGCTCCCATGCTCGGGAACATAGGCCAAGCGAATCCACTGCGTCacccacagcatcagcatctgccaccgcagccaccgccgccatcacagtcacagccacagcatcatcatcaccagcactcacatcatcatccgacGGACGGGTTGACGGAGGTGTCCGTGGTGGACATTAACGCATCGTTGGCCGCTTCGGCCCCTCTCATATCGCACGGCGTCACTCCCTCCCCGACCCTTCTTCCGTCCAGTGGCCCGCACCTTGGGAGTAGTAGCGGCGTAGGCGCGGTCAGTtcggccaccaaccagcatcaccaccaccagcaccaccagcaccattatcCAGCGCCGACGCCGGTGCCCGGCTTCTGCAACATCCTGAACGTCTCGAACAGCACCGACCTGCAGGCGGTGGCCTACAACTCGCTCACGCAGAACGTGCGCTGCAAATCCCCACCGACGCTGGTCGATAATCTTAAGAACGGCACCATCGG AAACTCCCAGAGTGCTCTCTGCAACGGGGCCATCATGACAAATGGGCAAACGAAGGACTCGAACCTGGCCCACGGACTGGTACGGAAGGTGCTCAACAGTAGCGATGGCAATGGACAGAAGAAACCGATG GTTTCGCTCACGCATTTACCCAGAAGACCACCGATCGACATCCAGTTCATCGACATGGCGTACTCGGTGTCCGAGGGCCACAAGCGTGGCTACAAAACCATTCTCAAGGGCATCAATGGGAAGTTCCGGTCCGGGGAGCTGACCGCCATCATGGGACCGTCCGGTGCTGGCAAAAGCACACTCATGAACATTCTCGCCGGTTACAA AACATCACACCTCAGCGGTTCGGTACTGATCAACGGCAAGGATCGGAACCTGCGCAAGTTCCGCAAACTGTCCTGCTACATCATGCAGGACGACCGGTTACTGCCGTACCTGACGGTGCGCGAAGCGATGATGGTATCGGCCAACCTGAAGCTGGGCAAAGACATCTCGGTATCGGCGAAGCGAGCCGTGGTGGAGGAGATCATCGAGACGCTCGGCCTGTCGGATGCGGCCACCACACTGACGCTCAATCTGtccggtggccaacggaaaCGGCTCTCGATTGCGCTCGAGCTGGTCAACAATCCGCCGGTGATGTTCTTCGACGAACCGACCAGTGGCCTGGACAGTTCCACCTGTTCGCAGCTGATCTCGTTGCTCAAATCGTTGGCCCGCGGTGGCCGGACGATCGTCTGCACCATCCATCAACCGTCGGCCCGTATCTTCGAGCTGTTCGACAATCTGTACGTGCTGGCTGAGGGCCAATGCATCTACCAGGGCCGCGTGAACGGGCTCGTCACCTTTCTCGCCTCGCTGGGCCTCGAGTGTCCCAGTTACCACAATCCCGCCAATTACG TGATGGAAGTTGCCTGTGGTGAGCATGGCGACTGGAACAGCAAACTAGTGACGGCAGTTAACAATGGCAAGTGCAACAACTACAATCAACCGCTGGCGCACAGTAAGAGCGCCTCGAACAAGAACGTCTCGCTGGATGGGGCCGCACCgatgaccaccaccgatcgggaGGATGAGCTGGCGCTGCTGAAGACGGTTGTTGCCAACGCCGGAGAATACACCGCCATCAACATGCCACCGGCCGGTGCTGGTCATGTCTCCCAGGAAGCGCAACTgaacaacgaaagcaaaccagcagcagcagcagcagcagcagcatcgaatgCGAATGGTGGTGCGACGACTGCTCCGGAAGCATCAGGAACCACGACGTCCACCGGAACAGTAACCGAAGGTAACGTTAGCACCGGTCAGCTAGCGGTGGCAGTACCGTTGGATGGTGCTGGAGGGGACGCAACAGGCCAGCTGTTACCGACGGTCGGAACAGCGACCGGTAACACCAcgaacaccaccacaaacagctCGGCGGTCTGTAAGGCCACCTGTACCACCTCGCTGCTCGATTCGACCGAAAGCGTGAGCATAACGATGCCCAAGAAACAGGCCGGCTTTCCAACGTCCGGCTGGATGCAGTTCTGGATTCTGCTCAAGCGCACCATGATCACGATCATGCGCGATCAAACACTGACACAGATGCGACTTTTGTCGCACGTTATCGTCGGTGCGATTATCGGGATGATCTACTACGACATCGGGAACGATGCGTCGAAGATTATGAGCAATGCGGGCTGCATCTTCTTCACCACGATGTTCACCATGTTCACCGCCATGATGCCCACGATTCTCACTT TTCCCACGGAGATGGCCGTGTTTGTGCGGGAGCATCTCAACTACTGGTACTCGCTGAAATCGTTCTACTTCGCCAAGACGATCGCAGATCTTCCATTTCAG GTCCTGTTCACCAGCGTGTACGTGATCGTGGTGTACTACCTGACATCCCAACCGATGGACCCCAAACGGGTCGGGATGTTCGTGCTGATTTGCATCCTCACCTCGCTGGTTGCCCAAAGCCTGGGGCTACTGATCGGAGCGGGTATGAGCGTCGAGACGGGTGTTTTCCTCGGGCCCGTCTCCACCATCCCGATCATTCTGTTCTCGGGTTTCTTCGTCAACTTTGACGTCATCCCGAGCTACCTCCAGTGGGTAACGTACGTCAGCTACGTTCGGTACGGCTTCGAAGGTGCCATGGTCTCGGTGTACGGTATGGAGCGCGAGAAGCTTGCCTGCACGGCGATCTACTGTCACTTCCGTAGCCCCAAGAAGTTCCTCGAGGAGATGTCGATGGACAACGCCGAGTACTGGATCGATGCGACCGCACTGTTCGGTTTCTTCATCTCGCTGCGCGTGATCGCGTACTTTGTGCTGCGCTGGAAGCTGCATTCCATTCGTTAA